The following proteins are co-located in the Vigna unguiculata cultivar IT97K-499-35 chromosome 9, ASM411807v1, whole genome shotgun sequence genome:
- the LOC114163597 gene encoding uncharacterized protein LOC114163597 — translation MNGMPPTLVYLFHSTHQRCKDNSWVDTKSKQVNVINSCVSLYYTITLLWIFTFIYVQRIPPQNELDVWCDVAETKNGRIYGLGLESTMIGYKPYYRGLSSSSNGWIQSQEL, via the exons ATGAATGGAATGCCTCCAACATTAGTATATTTGTTTCACAGCACACACCAACGATGTAAGGACAACTCTTGGGTTGATACAAAATCAAAGCAAGTAAATGTAATAAACTCTTGTGTGTCCCTTTACTACACCATCACGCTTTTATGGATCTTCACATTCATTTATGTTCAAA GAATTCCTCCACAAAATGAATTAGATGTTTGGTGTGATGTAGCTGAAACCAAGAATGGCAGGATATATGGCCTTGG TCTGGAATCTACTATGATCGGATATAAGCCTTATTATCGTGGCTTATCTTCTTCATCAAATGGGTGGATACAAAGTCAAGAGCTTTAA